The genomic DNA GCCGATAGCTACTTATTTGCTGCAGTAAGCATTCCCCCTTCAATGACTTTTTAACTTCATATTTAGGCAACCTTTATTTTTCATTGGAGTTGAAGACAAGCATCTAGATATTTGATTGAATGTCAGAATCTTTAGAAGGTCGTCAACATTTGAAAACACACCAAGTGTCTACAAGGTTTTATAATCCTGGTTTGAAAAGTCAAGAGTTGTTTGTTGATCCAAAACTAAAGGATTTTCTTCTGatttttattatcaatgaaACACTCTATCTTCAAGATGCTTAGGAGTACTTCTATTTAATTTAGGGTTATGTTAATTTGTATTCTAAGGACACATATTAAAGAAGTCAAAAAGAGCAACtttgcattaaaaaatatactagTAATATTTTAACTATTAAAAAGTTGAATGCACGACTTTTAATACGTATTTTTTTGTAATGAATTCCTTAACATGTGTATTTGAAGGCATAAGTTAGTATTTGcctttaatttaactttttggtTTAATGTTGTAATGTTTTACGTCatagcacttttttttttttttaaggaataacaCTTGTGTTTTGATTGTTtgttttactttattgtttctttgaccttttcaaaagaaaatagttGCTGACCCAAGTTATCGATATTTATCAATTATGCATGGATCTTTCAATCTTATATGAAAATTGGTGAAAAAttgaatgtttaattttataaaagttaaaaagttgttatttttaatatatatatatatatatatatatatatatatatatatatatatatatatatttttatattcttaaCCATTGCTCTTAGGATACTGGTTaggaaaaccctaatttctaatatCATCGGGTAACATAGTTAGTTTGTTGGtcaaatatatttcaattttcaaggtATAAATGGGACTATAAAAtgaaactttttaattttcatatgttTCATGCTACTAACATTCTAAGATCATTATTTAAGGaatgtataaaaataatttttgtatttaaaatccAAGTCCATTTAATTACATCTTGATCTACATCATCAATAAATGGTtggggttaaaaaaaaaatccaaagttATAAAATAGacagataaaaaaaacaagtttaaaaAATGAGAGGGTTAAAAATTAATAGTATTCTCTTTAAAATGAAGTATGATAAAAAAGATATAGTTAAAAAGTTGATGTATAGGATAAGAATTTAGTCCAAGTGCACAAACTTTTCTTTACTTTCTTTTCATGAAGTAGTACATTTAGTAATTTTTAGCTAAGTAAGATATCAAAAGTGTATTTAAACATGATCTTCTTAGCTAATTTGACTTGGGACAGACTATACCAATAAACGTGTCACGCATGTGTCACATGCTTAAACGTGCAATACAAAAATCCTAGAAAATGCTTCTAAATCACATAGTACCTGTAGAGCAAAATCATCTTCCCACGTTTAGTGTTTCCTAAATTTGAATTCTGACATTTCAAAACCAAACATGTAGCCCATAAACATTTCTTTACGCCACTTCCTCCCAAAGCGTAAAAGAAGGAGGAGTATGTAACAAAAACACACCCACTTGTTAGTACAAAATTATGGTTAACTAAATTAACTTAAGTCGATGATTAATAATTCAATTCATGTATGTTAAAAATTGTGGTTGATTGTGTAGTTGAGTTAAAAGCAATTTTACAAACACTATGTAACCGAGTGCTACCAATAAAACCAAAGTCAACACCTAAATCAAATTTAAACCTCATATTTTCTCGCGAATGACCACATAAACATAATCCAATCACCTATAACCCTTCCAAAAAGCATCAAACATTAATCATTTATTCAATTGAATTATCCACATTTTTTAATGTGATTAATCAGATGTGGTGGACCTATAACAAATGGGTGTACATGTATGTATTAATTCACATTCCAAACTAAAAGTATACAAGCTAAAATGGGCGTATCCAAGAAATGGTTGGGAATCGTTCGAAGAAAATTCCTAAGATCATCCAACAAAGACATAACTCTCCATCCATGTATAAGTGTTTGCACAAATCAAAAGGAACAAGCCATACTTGGAAATGAATCAACCACCACCAGAGAAAATTTTATCATCTTGCCACCACCAGCTATTAATTCTTCATTGACCATATTCACCAAAGAAGACTTTGCAGCAATTAAGATTCAAGCTTATTTCAGGGGTCATCTAGTATGTGATTCATAATTTGTAGCAACTATATCAATATTGCTAGCAAGTATATAGTTTTTGACTaacttttttgaataaaaagtaCAAAATGTCTCATGTTAATTGACTTGATTTGCTactattgaattgaattgagcAGGCAAGAAGAGCACATAGGGCATTGAAAAGCCTTGTGAAATTGCAAGCATTGGTTCGCGGGGTGTGTGTGAGGAGACAATCGCGTATAGCAATGCAGTGTATGCACGCACTTGTTCGTTTACAAGTCAAGGTTCGTGCAAGGCAATTGCTCGGTAGCTTTGATCATAGTCGATAATATACTAGAACTAATCGGTAAGTATAATGATTTTTCTCATATACGatttatataatattgaaaAGTGAAGGAGATGAGATGAGAAAGGAGTAGAGATAAAAAGAAACGAGTGTGAAATTGTAAGAGAAAGAAACATAAGAATTTCAATGTGTACATATATTGTGagaagttttatttatttattttatatgcatatatatgaatataCGTTTGGATTGTGTAAGAGCGATTGTATGTTTATGATGAGGATTGAAGATTTTATTCTTAATTTCGTCAATTTTGAAGCTTGATTATTGAAAGTAAATATAGATGAGGTTCACACCGGTGTAGAAAAGAAATTTAAGATTGGTTATAGTGGATCTTTTAAGTCGGTCATAAAACATGGTGTAAATAGCATGTTACAAGAATTATTGTTACAACAATCCTaaaagagcaatgttatttgactATGTTTACTTACTAGTTACTCTTCACTGTAACAATGAATGCAGAACACTATTTAACGAACTCATGTTATTTTTTAGGAGATTTAACGAAGTCATGTTGTGGTGGTGATTTGAGGATTTAGAAACAAGGAAATTGCTATTTGTCGCGAGAGAATACCTCACGACAACATTGACCATACATGTTTTCCCTcatgaatatattttattggCTAATTGTTTTTCGTGAAAGGTTCGGGATAAAATCGTTCCGGATGAATAGCACTACTCTATATCTTATGAGATcaaaatttgaaccaaaaaTACTACATAAAACAGGGTCATACTAACAAGTGAATAATGATCTAAATGTacttaaacaaaaatttaaacgAGACAAgtttacattgaaaaaaataaattttattcttttaaagaGTTGATTACGTATattccaatataaatattactactaattttgattatattttctttttacgcaaactaatttgattaattaaGAAGAGATATAGTGTTTTACATcgatttttgtgtatttttttttcgagcaagtaaaaaaaaattatatacatgaAATTGGGACTGTTGCAAGTTGAtccctaaaaattaaaaaattatgaaattactctaaaatcataaactattggttttgtttaagatttaaaatcaaattggtcaataaaatttatttacgAATATTAAACTAGTCTTCATATATACTCCATTTGATTTGTTAGCTAGAActtgaagttttttttagggagctAGAACATGAAGTTATAGGGACAAAACTAAAAGGGAGACCAACATAGATCATGGTCCTcccaaacttttattttttatttttattttttttatttataaaaattatactaatTTACTGTTATTGTTTTCGGTCTCTATTTTTTTCTGTGAACTTTGTATAATGAACATTTTTTACTATATACAGGATTTTAAACGGTTAAGTTTCTATTATTAAAAGTCTCTCAACcaagtaaaatataaaacaagtatgaaaattaatttgtcaaaaaaaaaagtatgaaaattaattaatttctaaaaatttaatttgtctaatcttaatttttaaaaatctactTCATATATGATAAATGATAACAACGAGCACAGCTAGTAAATTTTAGTTCTTTATTTAGTTGTCTATTTTAACTTTAAATATATCTTATAATTTCTTATATATCTGACCCAtttaaaagtttgttttttctttactaaCTAAATCATACATTTAAATTTGACCccttttaaatttaattccaacgtgatattaaatttaaatttggccTTGTTTTGAAAGAGTTGTTAGttagaaatcaaaatattatacTAAGAAAATGTTTTAACTAAAATGATTGAAAactatttaattgttttggaatttttattcggaaaatgctaaagagtgtCATTGGGACAttgattaagatgataaaaatagaaatattgtgttaaaaaatggtgaaaaatgatgaattttactttttaaaagtcaaaatattgttAAATCTATTATATAATACTACTTTTGGTTTTCTTAACTAGTGCTCTAAGAACACTTAATATACTTGTTAGCATAATCCTTTTTATACCAGTTATTTCTAAGAATTTCAAGGTTGAACTAACCTAGCaacattttataatttcaatggTCGAAACGAGAGGCGCAGCTTCCTTTCATTTTGGAATAAAGATTGGTAGACACTCTTAATATGTACACCTCTTTGTACCACTTTGAAAAATTACagttaatcaaatatatggtatgtgtgaccacattttttcaGTTGCGTTACCACTATTTAGAAGATGAAAAATGTGGTCAGACAACTAAATGCGTGTAATCACTATTTTTCCACTTaattaaccaaataaattatGGAAAAACTAATGGTCacacaactaaaaaaatatagtcacacaaatcatatatttagttagagaaatgatatttgaacatccattttatgacaatttttgtgacaactctctctctcatactcacattactttttactttatctctctattgttttggtttttgtgcaaataccaactttttctttgtaaattatgattgtctcaaaagttatcaatcaaatggttgttcaaataacactcctcattTAGTTAACTGAAAATTGTTAAAGTGATAcacagggccggccctaggcataggccgcgagtgcgacggcctagggcccatgccgTTAGGGggctcaaattttttttaaggtaagggggtgcatatagaaatatttggatttCGGGAGGTATATATAGAAGAATTCTCTTCAAAGGCCCAAACTTTGACATGATAAAGGAATGGGCTGACATCTGTTAGTATTTTTGGCCCTTTTAGTgagatttgctatatatatccCATGTAACACAAAagtttctatatacaccctcctataaaatttttttggttgttcttgataatatgctcaaaaatttattatcgaagaaattggtgatatttttttgggcccTTTACTCCTAATAATGTgcttcactaatattaaaaatatcgacgatatttattatccaagaaattgggataattttcataacaaagcaaattctattttagttgaaaatagggTGCCAAAATTTCATTCTACTTCACATGTGCTATTTTTCTCTACTTCTacggtatttttattttgttttggtgtatatagaatatttaatttattttcagatgttgtctaaaaaaaacatttattttgtagtgaaaagcaaaataaaaaaacgaaatgaaaagcgaaaaaacacaacaatgaactaaaaaaattattatccatTATGTAAGGGtccttttttcatattatgcctAAGGCCTGTAAAACTCTAGGAACGGGTCTGATGATACAAAGAGAGATGTACATATTAAAATATCTACCTATCATTGCTCTGTGTAGGTTATGAAAAAAGCTATTTATAGCGAATGAGAATCACGCACAGCCCATCTTGTTGTGTATTTTTCCTAGCCATTTATCATTGACTTCCATCTTTTCCACCAACTTCGAGTCAATTCCACAAAGCTTTGATTTTTCATTGGTTAATTTATATTCGTGATACGTTCTTTCATGTAGTATACATTATTTGACCATATTAACTTCGATATATTCAGTCATGTCTTTTCAAATTTCATGCATTCATACTAACATGTCGAGGAGCTAAAtatttataacaactttttcttgtttttactttctatttCTTTCAATCTTTTGCAAGTTTGGAGAGGAGGAAGAGGAAATACTTTGGGGATAgaaatattgaagaaaattgaaaaaaattttacatttttttttttgaaagagtaccGCTTCTTAGAGAGTAATAAATTAGTGCTTATGattaacatataaattttaaaaatattataacaacatatattgaatttaaaaaattcatataaaccatCACAAACCCCTAAAAATCTTggttcaatacaattttttgttctCAAAATGAGGaggattttatattttgaagaaaaataagcccCCACAAACCCCTCCTTCCAAtgtcctctatttcttccacttactcCTCCTTTTTTTCCAAACCCTCCTCTACCTTACcctccaaactcacaaacaaaacctaaaaaaaatattaattaattttcaaatgtatTAGATGCTGAATTTTATTTGTACAATTAATTATTATGAGagagaatattaaaagtaattaaGTTAGTAGAATTAATAGTAATATCAATATAGGGATAGTCATGAAATACATTTAAATTTATAGGAGAAGTAAATGTGAATAACCATTTCGAAGATGATTTGTTAGTCTTGATGAATCATGTgttttatttcttataaaaaaaatacgggagggattatttatttattctctaattgaaaaattaaacatCCAGTAGtaaatacaaatacaaacagtcataataaaaaaggattaataattttaaactaTATGATCCTCAACCATCCATGGTTTTtgtcattaattaataaatcctttccaagttttttatttgtttcatttacACAAATGACCAAAAAACTCATAACATGGATCAAACAACGACCTACATTCACATAGACAGACTCCTACACAACCATCCACACCGAAATTAACATGTACGAGTAGTAtatcaattcaaaattttaaagcaAATAAACTAAGGAATAAAACAATGTGACAAATTAATAAAAACCTTTGCGTTTGAGTTCATCTCCTAGCTAGCAAACATGAAATAGTAGTGAGATATTGGCACGGCTCAATCAAACCCAAAACCACACAAGTACAATACTGTATCTTAGTGGTTTATCACTTGGTCTGAGTGAACCAGGCCAATATCTCATTAACTACTTCAAGTACATATGCATGTATATATACTATACTCCAATCAatattctttattttgtttgcaTCATGAGATATatatgaagagaagaaaagaaaagaaaagcacaGCAAGAACAAAGGAAGGAAAGTGTGAGTATGAGAATGTCTTAGATGATAACAGTATTTAAGATTTTCACAAGAGGGGTCTCATGATTCCTGTACATAGCATTTAAAACCTCGACTACCAAAGCATAAAGCTGGGACATAACAtttaaaaccctaattctcccTCCATTCccacctttttgtttttttccacttattacaatgtttttctttAACGTTCACTTATTACAATGCGATGCCCTTTTAAGTGTAAAAATTTAATGTTACTACTTTTTTTGTCCCATAAGTATAAGTATATATAACTGTCATATTTACACACACAAAAATTGTTGATATTTAGTTATActatccaatatttttttgaaaatccctGTTGAAGTTGTTTGTCATTAGTCTCTGAGATTTATGGGTTGTTGAatgtataaatatgtttgagtACTTTCATCCTTTGAGCTAATTTTTGGGGTGAGATGAAGTCCATTTAACATCCCAAGCATCAATCAATCAACCAGTAGTTAATGAGTCTAATTTGTTAAAATCGTTGTTACTCCCTCTGCTCCTTTTTAATTGGTTTGaccaatattatttttaattatttattgtcGAGAGAGAAATATAGtatgaaattaaatattgtCATAGAAGGAGtacataaagtttttttttttttttgaagtatggTAAAGAAAGTTAAAATGAACCCTTTTCTTTGTTTAGAATATTAGTTGCATAATGGTTAGAACTGTAATTAATGTGAAGAGTGGCCTGGCCATTGATGATGGCGATACTTTGTTGTTGGAGACACCAGAAAGAGCATCTCATTGAATGAGGGAATCTCTCTCTGAAATATACAGGCTGCAACATTAATAGGCAAGGTAGTACCCATTAAACTCTGTTTCAGAACTGTCCAAACAATTTGGCTCTCCAGAGGTGAGAATAGGCATGGTTACTCAAAGAGGTTTATGGCTTAGTTGTGTTAAATTTAGACCataaaaaatctaatctaattaGTTATATTAATTTTAGTCAAAGGTTACTCATTGatatattaatttgttataaaTTCTCGTGAACTTAGTTCAATTGATAggaataatatataatatgtaaGATCTGAGATTCGAATCTCAAACACCaccaacaaaaatattaatgtgtTACGAAGTTGACTTTTAAACAGACTTTAGGAAATATCAAACAAGTAAGgtaatagataaataaatagtagGCTTTTgtcatcatcattaatattattatttattgatataAAAACGAGAATAAAATAGATatgaatatatgaaaatattatttcatgttGAAGATGTAAAACGATAATTAAACTGATACAAATCAATTATGCTAAAACCTCATACAATGTGTAGGATGGAGAGAATATTGTTTCTTTTGAGAGTGTAACTGGGTGTGGGGGTTGACCTGAAAAACAATTCTACAAATTAAATGCTTCTTTATGTTTGCTCAATATGGCAAAGCAGTATCTCTGTCGCAATATGAACTTTTGTTTTACATGTGCCCATGCTTCAATAGTTCTACAATTTGTGGTTTAGTTGAGATGGTATTTATGGGAACCATTAATAGTAAAGGTTTGAGAATGtggtttaaaatttaaattttactgTAGCAACTAACAACTAATtttgtttcaataaaaaaaacgtttgtctattcaaaataaaattcaaactttagttaacatatgagtattttattattgaatattaAATGCCCtaaattcaaactttttttttcgaaaaatatgCATGCCCTAACACTCATAATGAATTGATCTCACGTGTTTAATAAGCTCTCCTAATAacaaattgtttaagaaaatttgaCATTGATTGTTGGGTAGAACAATTttcaatcatatttttcttctctccGACCAACTCCTCCTTGAAAATTACGTGATtaacacacataaaaaaaagaaaaggaaaactaCCTTTGTGGATTTAGCAATTTCTTTATTTGACATTTTACCAATCGACTAgtcagtttttattttatcaaaaggaGTTtataaatggagcaaagatgaacTCAAAAAAAAAGAGCTCTACTAGCTCtctttatttgacaaaaaaaactaccACTTGTTGATTTatgcaatttatttatttgatattttaccAATTGACttgtcaattttcatttttatgataaaaaaactaACCACTATTCGCAGAAAGTGGGTTGAAGATTTGAATGTTTTCGTTAAAatgtataaattttaaaaacaatgtattaaatattatttttatttttctatggtttttgtttctgaatttggagagagaaaagaggggtttgaagaaaaaaaaggagcaACCGGAAAAATGGAGAGTCTTAGGAGAAAGACTTTTGAGGTTTAgttttcttcataatataaaatctcTATAATTTGAAAGAACTCAAACATTGTACTAAAAGAGGGTTTTGAACGGTTTGTATGAagttttcaaattcaatgtatattattataatatttttaaaatttaaaatatataactaTAATCCTATAGAGTTAGGATcggttgacaccaggtgtcaacgaattcgttgacaccaaatctcaaccgtctaATTTATTTAATCCAATGATCCATAATTATTTGTTAAGTTAATTAGCATGATCTTTTTTCCCTTGCCTCACCTGATCCCGCGCTCATTTTTCTacttcatcttcaacaaattaTTGTTAATGGCCAACAATCAAAGTAAACCCATCCAAAATTCAACCGAACAATTACAATCCACCCAAAACTTGATTTCGATGTCAATTCACCAAGAATTTAGAAACTCAAGaacttaatttcaaaataattttccaAAACAAGTCTTCCGTTTGAATTTCTACAAGTCAATTTTAAGTGGTGAAACAtaataaatcaatttcaaaaacgAATTTCCATCTCAATTTATAGAACAcgataaaaatcaatttcataaaCTCTATTTCCAAACTGAAAAATCCACCAATCAAAGGAAACTCATCTAATCCAAAATACCCAAGATTCACGATTCACTAGTTTCCTCTAATTTCAAATGATTTCATGAATATTAGATAAATTATGTGCATAGGTTGCAATATGTATGAGAAATCTATCAAAGAGTGGATGTGGTAGAGAATAACTAATTGTCCAGAAGCAAAAATGAGTATGTTCTTCGATTTGTGATCAGAAGAGATACATAATTACCATGAGTCAATTTagaaactactccctccgtcccaaattatatgacgttttgggcatttcacacatattaagaaatgcaattaatattgtgtggaaaaaaaagatattatgagttgttttacaaaattgtccttaataaataatatgggaaagataaatgaaataattgaaagaagagatagtaataaatagttaaggttataataggaaaagtaacattaatgttgcattggtattgtaaaacgacatataatttgggacaaatttttttccctaaagcgacatacaatttgggacggagggagtatttattaGTCTTTGATTAAAGTAAATtgacggttgagatttggtgtcaacggtgtcaacggatcctaacacatacatacatatatatatatatatatatatatatatatatatatatatatatatatatatataaccattaatttattattttctaaaaaaatattttttattataacaaaACTGTGAAAGGTTTATTTATTTCTCATATATTTCTCCCCGAAAGAAGCTTGAGATTATGGATGGCATCATCACATGAGCCTTTCAGAATCAGAGGCGGTTCAACTAGGCCATAATAGTTGCTTGCCACATGGTGGAGACGGGGCAAGAGCAACAAATGTTGTCctataagatgttgattatgaaaattATGGATCATTTGATATGGTAAGTGAAGTGAGTTGTATAAGAAAATAGAACGGAGATTCATTGGTCGGAGCACAGTAGGAAGGATGCTACTTAGGTCAGTCCTGAGACTGAGTGTCATGGGAAAAGTAATTAAATGACGTCGTTCTAACTATTTGAATATTATTCtccttacatttttttttttcattgcaaAATCATTAATGATTCTTTCATAATCAAGATTCTTTATGAAAAAAACTTCTTCCAATAGATGCAACAGAAGATTGAAtaattaatcttattttatgtGTTGTGCATGCATTAGGAAAACAATTCAATATCATATAATTTgcttttgattaatttgttaaaaCCTCTCTGATGACTTTTAATTCTTAGAATGAAATTTCACCATCAAGATCATAAAATCGTTATGTCCTATGTGTGTTTCAAAAAGTTTGCAACATGATTTCAAATTGTTAtcatagaattttctaagtctTTCAGTACTATATACAGTTATatatatttggatttttttatggatatgtaattataattttaattgttcaagAAATGTTAACTCAGATGTTAGAGTTTGACTTCGTAATCTTAAATGACAGAGTTTGAATTCCACCTGAAACAATTGTAATATGATTATTAGTTCCACTAATATTAATACAATTTTCCATTCCTCACCTTTTTAAATATAactttaataatataaattggttattcaaatatatacatatactagtaaaaaaatattttggtgcACTGAAAATATGAGGCCAGGATCGCCTCCGATGCTATGGTTCAACATTCAGACATATTACGTGTAGTGAAaacacaagaaagaagatgtCTTAATTGGGTTCTTAAATATCTTTTTTGCAAACTCAGTTTTTccaaaaagttataaatatattttaaaaacaagcCAAGATAACATTTTAAATAAAGATATAATGGAAAGAGAATACCAACACAAGAGATATATATTGGTTCACTACCAATCTGATAGTTAGTTTAATCCCTTCATCCTATAGGATTTCACTAGCAATCACACTGACCAAAACCTGATTTTGTACACTTAAACCTTTTGAGGCATCAATACGCCACTACTAGACAAGTTACAAATTCAATTAAGTACTTTGAAATTCAATCGTTTAACCCGCATATCTCACAAGAGGATATACAAATGAATTtcaaatacaatgaaataaattttaacaatGAAATATCTTTATAAAAATGTACTTGGCAAGATATGTAGGGGGTGCGAAAATTGACGAAATCCAAAATCcaaatgaaaccaaaaagtatTGGGTTTTATCCGATTCGGTTCAAAATCAAACTAAACCGATCTCATCTCTCACTCCGGCTCACTTTACAATAATCaatcttatttcactttttcTCAACTCTCTCCCCAAAAAAAGAAACCCTAGCTGCCAGCCACATCCAACCCCATCATTCCTCGTTGTCGCTAAGATCGACATCAACTGCCGCTCTCACCTTAGTTCTATCTCTTTGTTTGTTATTGTTTGAGGGTGATGATTTGAGTATGAATTGGCTTCTAATTGCTTGAAAGAATAATAGAAAAAGTTTAGGTCGTGCTTTTTGTCATTTCAACTTAGTAGGGACAGCATGGAAATCGTTGTCGCTGGTTCTGTTATACATTACTAGTAGGGACAAACTAATTTTCCCCTTCAAAGAGTAAATTTATAAaagtaatataaattattaacaaATTTTCTTATCGTGATATATTTTATAAGACTCTATATGTAGGGACATGGAGATTAACTAAGTAGGTGACTTAAGAATTCGATCATTGATTTGTCTAATCTCTCTTGAAAGCTTTAAATAATTCTAAGTTTTGTTTTGCTATATATACAAATTCTGTCAAAGTTGaaacattacaattttataCGATATGTAGCGATTAAAACAAAGTCCATTGCGACATAAATGAATTGACAACTCTTGTCTCAATCACAAGTTACAAAACCAAAATTGACTTTAGCTGAAATTCTATGAGGTGGGCTAGGAATCTTGAATTCAGGTTCAtcaaaataatagaattttcaattgaAT from Medicago truncatula cultivar Jemalong A17 chromosome 8, MtrunA17r5.0-ANR, whole genome shotgun sequence includes the following:
- the LOC11441114 gene encoding protein IQ-DOMAIN 20 → MGVSKKWLGIVRRKFLRSSNKDITLHPCISVCTNQKEQAILGNESTTTRENFIILPPPAINSSLTIFTKEDFAAIKIQAYFRGHLARRAHRALKSLVKLQALVRGVCVRRQSRIAMQCMHALVRLQVKVRARQLLGSFDHSR